The DNA window GATCCTGTTCGGGCCTCTGGCCATCTTCAACCTGATGCAGATCAAGATCATCCGCCCTGGAGAGGCCACCTGGGGCGTCTCCATGGATGACGTGAGGGGCCAGGAGGAGGCCAAGAGGCAGATCCTGACCGCCCTGCGCATCTTCGCCTCGGCTGAGGGGCAGAAGCTGGTGGAGCTGGGGGGCCGCCCCGAGCGGGGCATCCTGATGGTCGGGCCGCCGGGCACCGGCAAGACCCTCATCGCCAAGGCCATCGCCAGCACCTTGAGCGCGCCCATCATCATCACCAACGGGTCTGCCTTTCTGTCCACCTTCCTGGCCATCGATGTACTGGTGATGCTGTATATGCGGCTGCGGGCCGAGGCCCTGGCCAAGGAGTTCGGGCGGGCGGTGGTCTTCATCGATGAGGCGGAGCTGCTGCTGCAGCGTCGCGGTGGCATGCAGCCCGCCCCGACCCAGGGCACGGCCGGCCGGGTAGCCAGCATCTGGAGCATCTTCGACTACGACGAGATGGGCTGCATATCCCCCTGCGGGCTGATGTTCGACCACTCGGCGGCGCGGGAGGCCTTCTGGGAGCGCAAGTTCCCGCCCCGCCAGCACGCCGCTCCGCAGATGATTCCCTTCCCCTTCTTCGGCGGCGCCGGCGGGTTCTCCCTGGCCATCTTCCCCTTCCTGGTATGGCTGGACGGCATGGACTCCCCACCTCTGCTGTCGCGCCTGTTGCGCAGCAAGGTGAACGAGTTGCTGGACGTGCTGTTCGTTCCGCCCTACCTGCACCTGGGAGGGGCCACAGTCTATCTCCGTCTGCCGCCGGCGCGCCCGCCAGCCCACAACATCTACTTCTTCGCGGCCACCAACCGCCCCCACCTTATCGACCCGGCCATGAGGCGGCCGGGCCGCTTCGGCAAGACGGTGGTCTTCACCACTCCAGGCGAGGCCGAACGGGAGGACATCGCTGCCCTCTACTTCTCCAAGGTCGCCCACCATCCCAGCCTTGACGATCCCGAGAAGCGCAGGGAGTTCGCCCGGGTGACGGTGGGCCTGAGTCCGGCCGAGATCGAGCAGGTCATTCGAGACGCGGTCAACTACCGTCACGACCACATACAGCGCCTGAAGGAAATAAGGGCAGCGGTGGAGGCGGGCCGGCCCCTGGACCGGGACTCGCAGAAGTTCTGGGAGCGCTACCGTCACGAGCTGGAGCAGCCCGACTGGGACAAGCCCTGGGTCACCTGGGATGCCCTGATGGAGTCCCTGGCAGCGGTCCGCCACGGCACTGCCAAGCCCACCCGCACCACCGAGCGCAACCGCGAGCGGACGGCCTACCATGAGTTCGCTGGCCACTTCCTTCCCCTTCGCTACTTCTGCGGCGAGTGGTACCGTCCCATAGTCCTGTCCATCATGCCCCGGGGCGAGGCCCTGGGCATGGTGGCCCACGTGCCCATCGAGGAGCACGACCCCCAGCCCCAGCACGTGCTGGAGGGGCTGCTGCGGGTGAGCGTGGGGTCCATCGTGGCCGAGAGGCTCTTCTTCCAGGACAACGAGCCCGGGGTGTCCAAGGACCTGGAGAACGCCACCCGCATTGCGGCTGCCATGGTGGGGCTGTTCGGCATGGTGCCGCGCCGCTGCAGTGCCGAAGAGCGCCGCCGCTACCTGCGCATCGGCGAGTCCATCCTCTCGGTGGCCAACACCCACCCGTTGCTGCCCAGCGAGAGCAACGGCTTCGTCTCCTCAACCCTGGGCTCGCCGCGCAAGCGCGAGGACGTATGCGTGCTGCTGGGACAGGCCTTCGTCGACGTCTACCGTCTGCTGCGGAAGAACCGCGACTTGGCGCCGCCGGTGGTCCAGGAGCTGCTGGCCAAGGACGAGCTGGTGGGCCGCGACCTGGAGCGGCTGTGGGATACCCTGGAGCTGCAGCCGCTGCTGGCCGAGGACAAGGCCGTCTGGCCCGAGGACGAGGTGGCGCCCGAGAATCCCTTCTACCGGCGCGTCGATGGCTCCCAAGCCCAGGCTGCCGGCAGCGTTTAGGTCCGGTGACGGCGATGAAGAAAGCAGTCCCCATCCTCGCCCTGCTGGCGGCGCTCGTGCTGACCGGCGCCTGCGCTCGCGAGCTGGCCTACGACCGCCCCGAATTCAACATCCGCGGCAACGACAACGACGAGCGAGTGAGGTCCATCGCCTCGGTAGTGCGCAGGGAGTTCAGGGACGTGGTGGCCGTTCCCAGCGCCGAGATCGTGACCGACGACGAGGGCACACGGGCCGAATATCTGGTGGTCATAACCGTGCCCAGGGAGACCTTCTTCGACTCGCCCTCCAGCACCCAGCAGCTCCAGGCCCAGCAGGACGCCCGCAGCCAGGTGAACTCGGCCATTGCCACCCTCCTGCGGCTGAGCATGAGGCACCTGGTGCCGCGCGACCTCACCATCCGCTCGGTGGTGATGACGCTGGTCCTGCCCGATGGCGAGGTGCTGGAGGCGGTGGGCCAGGTAGACCAGCTCAAGGGCGTGCCCGACGACGCCCCCGCCGAGAACTGGTTGGAGCGCCTCTCGGTCAACCGTCAGGTGGTGGTGCCGGAGTCGGTCTGGCAGGACCTCCTCAACCGCAGCGGCCTCCGCACGACCACCCCTACCCCCAGGCGCTAGGGGCCTTCGGGCGAGGAAGCCACCCACCACGTCCTCCGGCCCGGTCTAGCCCGAGGCTGAGATCCATCCCCGCGTCCCGGGGCGTATCAAGGGCAGGTCGAGTCCCGGGAAAGGAGGGTCCCCATGCTGCGACGTCCCTTGGCCCTGCTCGCCCTGCTGACGGCTGTCCTGGCCCTGGGCGTGGCCGCCATGGCCTGCGAGGAGGAAGAGGCGACGCCCACGCCGGGACGGACGCCAGCGGCGGGCGCTGCCGCCACGCCGACCCCGGCCGGCCCCTCGGTGGAGATCGTGTCGCCCAGCGCCGGCGCAACCCTGCCGGCAGGCGATATCCGCGTCGAGGTGCGCGTCAGCGGCCTGCAGATAGTGGAGCCGACGCTGACGCCGGTACCCGGCCAGGGACACGTGCACTTCTACATCCTGCGGCCCGACCAGCAGGTGCCGACCACCCCGGGCCAGCCGGCGGTGACGGCCCAGGGCACATATCACGCCACCGCCACCACCACCCACACCTGGACCAACGTCCAGCCCGGCACATACAAGCTGGCCGTACAGCTGGTCCAGAACAACCACACTCCCCTGCAGCCACCGGTGGTGAAGGAGATAACCGTCACCGTTCGCTAGTGGGACTTCTCCTCACACATCCCCCGGCACGTCCCGGCCCCCGCCCTGCGGCCCCGTCGGGGGCCGGGGCGCATCTCGGGGGCACCTTGGGCTATAATGGCCCCTGACCACGCCTCCGAGCGGAGGGACGATGCCGAGCTTCAGCCTGTTCGACCTGTTCTGGATCTTCATCATCCTCATCTCTCTCCAGCCCCTCCTCCAGCGCCACCGCCTGCAGATGCAGCGCATGCGCTGCATCCGACAGATGGAGCGAGAGCGGGGCTCCCGCGTCATCACCCTCATCCACCGCCAGGAGACCATGAGCTTCCTGGGCTTTCCGGTGATGCGCTTTATCGATATGGACGACTCGGAGCAAGTGTTGCGGGCCATCAAGATGACGGACCCCCAGGTGCCCATCGACCTGGTGTTGCACACGCCCGGCGGTCTCGTCCTGGCCTCGGAGCAGATCGCCTATGCCCTGGCCAGGCGGCCCGGGAAGGTGACGGTGTTCGTCCCCCACTACGCCATGAGCGGCGGGACCCTCATCGCCCTGGCCGCCGACGAGCTGGTGATGGACGAGAACGCTGTGCTGGGACCGGTGGACCCGCAGGTGGGGCAGTATCCCGCTGCCTCCATCCTCCAGGCAGTTCAGGCGAAAGACGTCAACGAGCTGGACGACCAGACCCTCATCCTGGCCGACATTGCCCGCAAGGCCATGCAGCAGATGAAGCGCACGGTGACGGAGCTACTCTCGGAGCGCATGTCGCCGGAGGAGGCGGAGCGGGTGGCCACTGTCCTCACCTCCGGCACCTGGACCCATGACTATCCCATCACCGTTTCCCAGGCGCGGGAGCTGGGCCTGAACGTGCGGACCGACATGCCTCACGAGGTCTACCAGCTGATGGAGCTGTATCCTCAGGCCGGGGCCGGGCGCCCCTCGGTGGAGTACATACCCGTGCCCTATCAGCCTCCCACTCCCCCGGGCCGCAGGCCCCTGGGCCGCGACCAGCGCTAGGGCCCGATGCTGCCCACCGGCTCCCCGTTCACCAGCACCCGGTAGCGGCGAGTGGCGCTGCCCAGCGACAGGCTGGCCTCGAAGGGCGCCAGCACCTGCGCACAGACGGCGTCGGGCGACACCAGCGAGTAGACCTCCACGGCGATGACGCCCTGCGCCTCGTCGCGGGAGACGGTCGCCCGCAAGCGGTGACAGGGGGTGGGCAGGGAGCCCCGCAGCAGCAGACGATGCTGGGGCGGATAGGTCTCCATCTCCACCATGCTCGTCTGGTCTATAAAGACAGGCCCCCGCTGCAGGCGCTCGTCGCCCGGTCGGGGCGAAAGGTCGCCGGCGGCGGGCGTCGGCGATGGGCCGTGCCCTTCGCCGACGCCGCAGGCCAGGGCCGCGCCGACTAGCGCCAGGGCCGTCACGGTCAGGACGAAGGAGCGCACCTCTTCCCTCCTCGCCCTACAGACGCACGGCTGGCCCGGAAGGTTCCCGGCCGGCGAGCGCTCGGCTCCCCTAGCGGGCGGGAGCCGTCATTCCTGCCAGCAGAGACCGCAGAGGGGCGGCCCGTGCCGCGAACTCGGCGTCGTCCAGCACGGGGTGCCTGGGCAGGCCATCCAGGGCTGCGGCAGGAAGGTCCACCCAGGAGAAGCAGCCCACGTATTCGGGCAGCAGCGGCAGCGCCACGGGCCGCTCCAGCCGGTAGACGCGAAGCAGCATCACCGTCAGGGGCTGCTTGGGGCGCCAGTGCAGGCGCTTGAGCAGGTACTCGTCAGCCCAGATGTGGTAGGGCGAGAGGGCCAGGACGTGCTCCTCCTCCCGCAGCTCGTAGAGGTCGGTCACCTGCGCCCAGCAGGGAACCAGCAGGGTCTCTGGGGGCGGCGCGGCGCGCAGGGTCTCCTCCAGGTTGGGCAGAAACTCGGGCTTCAGCAGCTCGGGTGCCTGGTGCTCGTAGGTGGGGTAGAGATAGAAGCTCTCGAAGTCCACATCGAAGCGCTTCTCGCGGATGCCTCCCTTGCGCATCACCAGGAGCTGTCGCCCCTCGGCCAGCGCCTTGACCGTCACTGCCCACTCCTTGAGGGCCTTCACCGTCTCCATGGCCCACCTCCTGCCTAAAAAGTATAGCCGGGAAGGCCTTCAGGGTCGCCAGTTGCTCCCAGGCTGCCCGAAGGGGAACATGGTAGCCGTGGGACGCCTTGCCGAAGCACTGGGCCTCGCCTCCCTGGGGGCATGGTCCTATCTGCTGTTGGGCCGGGGGCGCTTCTGGGACGCGGGGCCGCGCCTGCCCGAGGACCCGCCGCCTAGGCGGTGGCCGCGGGTGGCCGTGGTGGTGCCTGCCCGCAACGAGGCCTCTGTCCTCCCCCTAACGCTGCCCACCCTCCTTTCCCAGGACTATCCGGGGGAGTGGCATCTCGTCCTGGTGGACGATGCCAGCGAAGACGATACCGGCGATGTGGCCCTTCGTCTGGCGCGGCAGATGGGGGCGGAGGGACGTCTCACAGTGCTGCGGGGGAGGCCGGTGCCCCCTGGCTGGTCGGGCAAGGTCTGGGCCATGGCCCAGGGGGTGGCAGAGGCTGCAGGTCTGCGACCCGACTACGTCCTCTTCACCGATGCCGACATTGCTCACCCGCCCGTGGGGATGAGGCGACTGGTCTCCCTGGCCGAGGCCCGCGTCCTGGACCTGGCGTCGGTGATGGTCCTGCTGCGGGCCGATGGCCTCTGGGAGCGACTGCTGATGCCAGCTTTCGTCTACTTCTTCGCCAAGCTATATCCCTTCCGCTGGGCGGCCGATCCTCGACGGACCACCGCTGGCGCTGCCGGAGGCTGCATGCTGGTTCGCTGGTCGGCACTTCAGCGGGCAGGAGGTCTGGATGCCATCGCCGACGCTGTGATCGACGACTGTTCCCTGGCTGCTGCCGTCAAGGCCAGCGGCGGGCGGCTGTGGTTGGGCCTGTCGCGGGACTGGCGCAGCGTCCGCGGTTACGGGGGGCTGGCGGGGGTGGGCCGTATGGTGGCCCGGAGCGCCTATGCCCAGCTACGCTACTCTCCCCTGTTTCTAGCGGGCACCGTGGCGGGCATGGGGCTGGCCTACGGAGTTCCGCCTGTCCTGGGCCTGTGGGGCCTGGCCCGGAAGCGAAGGGCTGCGGCCGTCCTGGGCCTGGCGACTTGGGGCCTCATGTCGGCCTCCTATATGCCCATGGTGCGCTGGTTCCGACTCTCGCCCCTGTGGGCGCCTCTGCTGCCCGTGGCCGCCTTTTTCTACACCCTGTTCACGCTGGACTCGGCCTGGCGATGGCACCGGGGGCACGGGGTGGAGTGGCGCGGCCGAAGGGCGGGGGCGTTTCCCTCCCCAGGCCCCACCCCTTATAGTGATAGGTGACAGCCGAGGGACATCGCTGCTCGAGGAGTGGAAGCGGACATGGATGGTAGGTTGGGAAAGGCGCGGGCCCTGGGGCGCCGCGTGGTGCTGACAGTGGTGGGAGGGGCGGTGCTGGCGGTCGGGCTCGTCTTTGTCGCTCTGCCCTTCATCCCGGGAGGGAGCCTGCTGACGGTGCTGGGGCTGCTGATCCTGGCCAAGGAGTGGCCCTGGGCGCGACGCCCCCTGGATTGGGCACGCGCGCGGCTCCTGGGCCGCTTCCAAAGGGCGCCCGAGCCTACCGAGTGAACTTCGGTCCCCTCCCCTGAGGTGCCCGAATGGAATATCCCATCTGGCTCTGGACCGCCTTCACCGTCGGCATCATCGTCATCCTCGCCTTCGACCTGTGGGTGATCCAGAAGGAGGCCCATGCCCCCAGCTTTCGCGAGGCGGCCCTCTGGAGCGTCTTCTGGATCGTCCTGGCGCTGGCCTTCGGCGGCTACATTTTCCTCCATTACGGGACCCACAAGGGGCTGGAGTACATCACAGGCTACCTCATCGAAAAGTCCCTCAGCGTGGACAACGTCTTCGTGTGGATGGTGGTGTTCCAGTATTTCGCCGTGCCGCCCAAGTACCAGCACCGGGTGCTCTTCTACGGCGTGCTGGGGGCCATCGTCATGCGGGCGCTGTTCATCGCCGCCGGCGTGACCCTTATCAACCTCTTTCACTGGGTCGTCTTCGTGTTCGGCGCCATCCTCATCTTCACCGGCATCAGGCTGGCGGTGCGCCATGGCGAGGAGGTGCACCCTGAGCGGAACCCCGTGGTGAGGCTGGCACGCCGCTTCCTGCCAATGACGGCCGAGTACCACGGGCAGCGCTTCTTCGTGCGACAGGGCCACATGCTGCTGGCCACCCCCATGCTGCTGGTGCTGCTGGTGGTAGAGAGCACCGACGTGGTCTTCGCCATAGACTCCATCCCCGCCATCCTGGCCATCACCCGCGACGGCTTCATCGTCTGGACGTCCAACGTCATGGCCATACTGGGCTTGCGTGCCCTCTACTTCCTGGTGGTGGGCGTGCTGGGGCTCTTCCGTTACCTGAACTACGGACTGGCGGCGGTGCTGGTGTTCGTGGGCGTCAAGATGCTCATCAGCGAGTTCTACAAGATCCATGTGGGCATCTCCCTGGGGGTGGTGGCCACCATCATCGGCGTCGCCATCCTGGCTTCGGTCATCGCCGAGCGGAGGGAGGCGCAGCGCCTGGCCGCTGCCGGTCGAGCTGCCGACCCGCCCGGCGAGGGCACGACGCTCCATTGAGCGGGCCATGCCCCGTCCCACTGCTGGTCGCGTCCTGAAGGTGGACCCGGAACGTCCTGCGCCTGAGGCCATCGCTGAGGCGGCGCGGGTCCTGCGGGCAGGTGGCCTGGTAGCCTTCCCGACCGAGACGGTCTACGGACTGGGGGCCGATGCCCTATCGGCTGAGGCGGTGGCCCGTATCTATGCCGCCAAGGGCCGCCCGGCGGACAACCCTCTCATCGTCCATGTGGGCGATCCGGAGGAGGTCTGGCGGGTGGCGCGGGAGGTGCCGCCCCTGGCCCGGCGTCTGATGGAGCGCTTCTGGCCTGGCCCCCTGACCCTGGTCCTGCCGCGCTCGCCCGTGGTGCCCTTGGCCACCACCGGCGGGCTGGACACGGTGGCGGTGCGCATGCCGTCCCACCCGGTGGCCCTCGCCCTGGTGCGGGAAGCGGGGACCCCCGTGGCTGCACCCTCGGCCAATCGCTCTGGCCGCCCCAGTCCCACCCGTGCCGAGCATGTGTTGGAAGACCTGGGCGAGGCGGTGGACCTGGTGCTGGACGGCGGCCCCTGCCCCGTGGGCGTAGAGTCCACCGTTGTGGATGTGACAGGGCCTGTGCCGGTTGTGCTGCGCCCGGGGGGACTGCCCAGGGAGGCCATCGAGGAGGCGCTGGGGCGGTCGGTGCAGGTGGGGGCAGGGCCCGAGCTCGCCCGTCGCTCCCCAGGCACGCGCTACAGGCACTATGCCCCATCCGCCCCTCTGGTCATCGCCTCGACCAATGAGCTGGCGGCCGTCGTGAGCGGTCTCCTCTCACAGGGCAAGTCCGTGGGCCTGCTGGCCATGCACGACCCCGGCATCCGGCACGAGCGGCTAAGGGCGCGCATCGTCGAGGGTGGCCTGCGGGCCTACGCTCACGAACTGTTCGACGCGTTGCGAGCCCTGGACAGGGAAGGATGCCAGGTCATCGTAGCTGAGGCGGTGGAGGAGCGGGGCCTGGGCCTGGCGGTGATGGACCGCCTGCGCAGGGCGGCTGCCTCTCGATAGCGGTGCCAGGGCGGGACCCGCCCCTACAGGGCGCAAATGTGGCCCCGATAGAGGCCTCGCCGTCGGTGGTGCCGAGACCAGCGGCCTCACGTCGTCGCGCTTTTCGTTGCGCCGTTGCGGCCGTTCGCGAGGGGAGCGAGTGTGCTCGTTCAGAGACATGTGG is part of the Dehalococcoidia bacterium genome and encodes:
- a CDS encoding AAA family ATPase gives rise to the protein MADTATAGGGAPRALWGLARLLTVPFVLSVGFGAFAVTYFLADAPLFGALVYGLVSFLLACASLFSLGILYQRADLDALLERAPILSPEERQALFQRSLEDVRRRTAVAQAWKNRRVFYQNALLIALTLVGIAAMGRHFFGLYPREVFIVPFPALVAMAALGALFLPRLLLIVLLLAGVAVALMALGLGPEFVLFLLPYLLTFPLLMVINFLILFGPLAIFNLMQIKIIRPGEATWGVSMDDVRGQEEAKRQILTALRIFASAEGQKLVELGGRPERGILMVGPPGTGKTLIAKAIASTLSAPIIITNGSAFLSTFLAIDVLVMLYMRLRAEALAKEFGRAVVFIDEAELLLQRRGGMQPAPTQGTAGRVASIWSIFDYDEMGCISPCGLMFDHSAAREAFWERKFPPRQHAAPQMIPFPFFGGAGGFSLAIFPFLVWLDGMDSPPLLSRLLRSKVNELLDVLFVPPYLHLGGATVYLRLPPARPPAHNIYFFAATNRPHLIDPAMRRPGRFGKTVVFTTPGEAEREDIAALYFSKVAHHPSLDDPEKRREFARVTVGLSPAEIEQVIRDAVNYRHDHIQRLKEIRAAVEAGRPLDRDSQKFWERYRHELEQPDWDKPWVTWDALMESLAAVRHGTAKPTRTTERNRERTAYHEFAGHFLPLRYFCGEWYRPIVLSIMPRGEALGMVAHVPIEEHDPQPQHVLEGLLRVSVGSIVAERLFFQDNEPGVSKDLENATRIAAAMVGLFGMVPRRCSAEERRRYLRIGESILSVANTHPLLPSESNGFVSSTLGSPRKREDVCVLLGQAFVDVYRLLRKNRDLAPPVVQELLAKDELVGRDLERLWDTLELQPLLAEDKAVWPEDEVAPENPFYRRVDGSQAQAAGSV
- a CDS encoding DUF4399 domain-containing protein, which gives rise to MLRRPLALLALLTAVLALGVAAMACEEEEATPTPGRTPAAGAAATPTPAGPSVEIVSPSAGATLPAGDIRVEVRVSGLQIVEPTLTPVPGQGHVHFYILRPDQQVPTTPGQPAVTAQGTYHATATTTHTWTNVQPGTYKLAVQLVQNNHTPLQPPVVKEITVTVR
- a CDS encoding ATP-dependent Clp protease proteolytic subunit, translating into MPSFSLFDLFWIFIILISLQPLLQRHRLQMQRMRCIRQMERERGSRVITLIHRQETMSFLGFPVMRFIDMDDSEQVLRAIKMTDPQVPIDLVLHTPGGLVLASEQIAYALARRPGKVTVFVPHYAMSGGTLIALAADELVMDENAVLGPVDPQVGQYPAASILQAVQAKDVNELDDQTLILADIARKAMQQMKRTVTELLSERMSPEEAERVATVLTSGTWTHDYPITVSQARELGLNVRTDMPHEVYQLMELYPQAGAGRPSVEYIPVPYQPPTPPGRRPLGRDQR
- a CDS encoding DUF1802 family protein → METVKALKEWAVTVKALAEGRQLLVMRKGGIREKRFDVDFESFYLYPTYEHQAPELLKPEFLPNLEETLRAAPPPETLLVPCWAQVTDLYELREEEHVLALSPYHIWADEYLLKRLHWRPKQPLTVMLLRVYRLERPVALPLLPEYVGCFSWVDLPAAALDGLPRHPVLDDAEFAARAAPLRSLLAGMTAPAR
- a CDS encoding glycosyltransferase, with product MVAVGRLAEALGLASLGAWSYLLLGRGRFWDAGPRLPEDPPPRRWPRVAVVVPARNEASVLPLTLPTLLSQDYPGEWHLVLVDDASEDDTGDVALRLARQMGAEGRLTVLRGRPVPPGWSGKVWAMAQGVAEAAGLRPDYVLFTDADIAHPPVGMRRLVSLAEARVLDLASVMVLLRADGLWERLLMPAFVYFFAKLYPFRWAADPRRTTAGAAGGCMLVRWSALQRAGGLDAIADAVIDDCSLAAAVKASGGRLWLGLSRDWRSVRGYGGLAGVGRMVARSAYAQLRYSPLFLAGTVAGMGLAYGVPPVLGLWGLARKRRAAAVLGLATWGLMSASYMPMVRWFRLSPLWAPLLPVAAFFYTLFTLDSAWRWHRGHGVEWRGRRAGAFPSPGPTPYSDR
- a CDS encoding TerC family protein, producing the protein MEYPIWLWTAFTVGIIVILAFDLWVIQKEAHAPSFREAALWSVFWIVLALAFGGYIFLHYGTHKGLEYITGYLIEKSLSVDNVFVWMVVFQYFAVPPKYQHRVLFYGVLGAIVMRALFIAAGVTLINLFHWVVFVFGAILIFTGIRLAVRHGEEVHPERNPVVRLARRFLPMTAEYHGQRFFVRQGHMLLATPMLLVLLVVESTDVVFAIDSIPAILAITRDGFIVWTSNVMAILGLRALYFLVVGVLGLFRYLNYGLAAVLVFVGVKMLISEFYKIHVGISLGVVATIIGVAILASVIAERREAQRLAAAGRAADPPGEGTTLH
- a CDS encoding L-threonylcarbamoyladenylate synthase, with translation MPRPTAGRVLKVDPERPAPEAIAEAARVLRAGGLVAFPTETVYGLGADALSAEAVARIYAAKGRPADNPLIVHVGDPEEVWRVAREVPPLARRLMERFWPGPLTLVLPRSPVVPLATTGGLDTVAVRMPSHPVALALVREAGTPVAAPSANRSGRPSPTRAEHVLEDLGEAVDLVLDGGPCPVGVESTVVDVTGPVPVVLRPGGLPREAIEEALGRSVQVGAGPELARRSPGTRYRHYAPSAPLVIASTNELAAVVSGLLSQGKSVGLLAMHDPGIRHERLRARIVEGGLRAYAHELFDALRALDREGCQVIVAEAVEERGLGLAVMDRLRRAAASR